A genome region from Chrysiogenia bacterium includes the following:
- a CDS encoding hydantoinase/oxoprolinase family protein, with protein sequence MNRIAVDIGGTFTDCVVAWNDRVVETKALTTHYNLSNGFNEAVEAACKLLDISRESLFKQTDSIRYATTLGTNAMIERKGPKVGVLVTHGFEATIAISRGRGYGEGMDLDQVRDLTAATRPEPLVPLHLIRGIRERMNYRGEAVFPLDVEDSRRAVRELMDEGVEAIVISLTNSVTNPEHEIRLREIVREDFPGHMLGSIPVILAHQVSGRKGEYVRSTSAIVDAYLHSTMYHAMSALELNLRECGYEKPM encoded by the coding sequence ATGAACCGAATTGCCGTGGACATCGGTGGCACATTTACCGACTGCGTGGTCGCCTGGAACGATCGCGTTGTCGAAACAAAGGCATTGACCACGCACTACAACCTCTCCAACGGCTTCAACGAGGCGGTCGAGGCTGCATGCAAGCTGCTCGATATTTCACGGGAGTCACTGTTCAAGCAGACGGATTCGATTCGCTATGCCACGACGCTCGGGACGAACGCCATGATCGAGCGAAAAGGGCCCAAAGTCGGCGTGCTGGTGACCCATGGATTTGAAGCGACCATCGCCATCTCACGCGGACGGGGTTACGGCGAAGGCATGGATCTCGATCAGGTGCGCGATCTGACGGCGGCGACGCGGCCGGAGCCACTGGTGCCGCTGCACCTCATTCGTGGCATTCGGGAGCGAATGAATTACCGCGGAGAAGCGGTATTCCCTCTGGACGTAGAGGATTCCCGTCGGGCGGTCCGGGAGCTCATGGACGAGGGCGTCGAGGCGATTGTTATATCGCTCACAAACTCGGTGACCAATCCGGAACACGAGATTCGCCTCCGCGAGATTGTTCGCGAGGATTTTCCCGGGCACATGCTGGGATCGATTCCGGTCATTCTCGCCCACCAGGTGAGCGGCCGGAAGGGCGAATACGTCCGCTCCACGTCGGCGATTGTGGATGCGTATCTGCATTCGACGATGTATCACGCCATGAGTGCACTCGAACTCAACCTGCGCGAGTGCGGTTACGAAAAGCCAATG